A DNA window from Undibacterium sp. YM2 contains the following coding sequences:
- a CDS encoding type IV pili methyl-accepting chemotaxis transducer N-terminal domain-containing protein: MNRRGFISKAVLTVGNLAVLSYAIAQVISLNEAINKSGRQRMLSQRLAKAYLQLGQGIELEQSRKILDSSLASFDKQLAELKTFAPTSDNKQLLSEMEKNWLAYKTVLLEKQPNQQDARLIMVLNEDVLSIAHKATVQLETYSGTAMGQLVNIAGRQRMLSQRMAKFYQAQQWGVAPPDVMAKLELARKDFVAGMATLQAAPSNTARIREELALAQQQWMFFDDALRKISEPKNARQYAINVATTSERILSTMDGITGLYQQLA, encoded by the coding sequence ATGAACAGACGCGGATTTATAAGCAAGGCAGTGTTAACAGTGGGCAATCTTGCCGTGCTTTCTTATGCAATCGCGCAGGTCATCAGCCTGAATGAGGCGATCAATAAATCCGGTCGCCAACGCATGTTGTCGCAGCGTCTGGCCAAGGCTTATCTGCAGTTGGGGCAGGGTATAGAGCTTGAGCAGTCGCGCAAGATACTTGATAGCTCGTTGGCAAGTTTTGACAAACAACTGGCCGAACTCAAAACTTTTGCACCCACCAGTGACAACAAGCAATTGCTGTCTGAAATGGAAAAGAACTGGCTGGCCTATAAAACAGTCTTGCTGGAGAAGCAGCCCAATCAGCAAGATGCCCGCCTCATCATGGTGCTCAATGAAGATGTCCTCAGCATTGCCCACAAGGCCACGGTACAACTGGAAACCTATTCTGGCACGGCCATGGGCCAGTTAGTGAACATCGCAGGCCGCCAGCGCATGCTCTCGCAAAGAATGGCCAAGTTTTACCAGGCCCAGCAATGGGGAGTTGCGCCGCCGGATGTGATGGCCAAGCTCGAGCTTGCGCGCAAGGATTTTGTCGCCGGCATGGCAACCCTGCAGGCAGCGCCATCGAACACAGCACGCATACGCGAAGAACTGGCGCTGGCACAGCAACAATGGATGTTTTTTGACGATGCCCTGCGCAAGATCAGCGAACCCAAAAATGCGCGTCAATATGCGATCAATGTTGCCACCACCAGTGAACGCATACTCAGCACCATGGATGGCATTACTGGCTTGTACCAGCAGCTTGCCTGA
- the ychF gene encoding redox-regulated ATPase YchF yields MSLKCGIVGLPNVGKSTLFNALTKAGIPAENYPFCTIEPNVGVVEVPDPRLKQLSDIVKPERIQNAIVEFVDIAGLVAGASKGEGLGNQFLAHIRETDAIVNVVRCFEDDNVIHVAGKVSPLDDIEVIQTELALADMGTVEKAIHRENKKARSGDKDALKLVTVLERIMPALNDAKPVRALGLDAEELLLIKPLCLITAKPAMYVANVSDSGFTNNPLLDQLTAYAASQNAPIVAICASIESEIADLDDADKADFLADMGMEEPGLDRLIRAAFKLLGLQTYFTAGVKEVRAWTIHVGDTAPQAAGVIHTDFERGFIRAQTIAFDDYITYKGETGAKEAGKMRAEGKEYVVKDGDVLNFLFNV; encoded by the coding sequence ATGAGTCTCAAATGCGGCATCGTCGGCCTGCCTAACGTCGGCAAATCCACACTGTTCAATGCGCTGACCAAAGCGGGCATACCGGCAGAAAATTATCCTTTCTGCACTATCGAGCCTAATGTCGGTGTTGTTGAGGTACCTGATCCACGTCTGAAGCAATTGTCTGACATCGTCAAGCCTGAGCGCATCCAGAACGCCATCGTTGAATTTGTCGATATCGCTGGCCTGGTGGCCGGTGCCTCCAAAGGTGAAGGTCTGGGCAACCAGTTCCTCGCGCACATCCGCGAAACTGACGCCATCGTCAACGTGGTGCGCTGCTTTGAAGATGACAACGTCATCCACGTTGCTGGCAAAGTCAGCCCGCTCGACGATATCGAGGTTATCCAGACTGAGCTGGCCCTGGCTGACATGGGCACGGTAGAAAAAGCCATCCACCGCGAAAACAAGAAAGCCCGCTCTGGCGACAAAGATGCGCTGAAACTGGTGACCGTGTTGGAACGCATCATGCCCGCCCTGAACGACGCCAAACCAGTGCGCGCCCTGGGCCTGGATGCAGAAGAATTGCTGCTGATCAAACCACTGTGCCTGATCACAGCCAAACCGGCGATGTATGTCGCCAACGTTTCTGACAGCGGCTTCACCAACAACCCATTGCTGGACCAGTTGACTGCCTACGCAGCATCCCAGAATGCCCCTATCGTCGCCATCTGCGCTTCGATAGAATCTGAAATCGCTGACCTCGACGATGCCGACAAGGCCGACTTCCTGGCTGACATGGGCATGGAAGAACCAGGTCTCGACCGCCTGATACGCGCTGCATTCAAACTGCTGGGCCTGCAAACCTACTTCACCGCCGGCGTCAAGGAAGTACGCGCCTGGACCATACACGTAGGTGACACCGCCCCGCAAGCAGCAGGCGTGATCCACACCGACTTCGAACGCGGCTTCATCCGCGCCCAGACGATTGCATTTGATGATTACATCACTTACAAGGGCGAAACCGGTGCCAAGGAAGCAGGCAAGATGCGCGCTGAGGGCAAGGAATATGTGGTCAAGGATGGCGATGTGCTGAACTTCCTGTTCAACGTCTGA
- a CDS encoding GGDEF domain-containing protein: MNLDVRTIMLMWSGINLLGAGMMALISFHADNVRGARQWALGHCCMSIGIFTSTQMSPEWPSLIIASVPFIAGCGFGLLFNGIEAFKGKCCHYWVPAWIGGQMMLQSLWLGIVHDNVRMVVTANSLLVSAIFAACALSLNVKATQPLKTAYNLAAVSFSFIALVSFLRALNILLKPAEEISLFAQGNVNPVLIVLGGLSQLSISLALVLLITFRLVSDLREQASHDSLTGLLNRRSFEDESKRLLARATRTGETLSVIMIDVDYFKRINDVHGHQAGDEVLRRLAALLQSVVRSEDCMARYGGEEFCVLLTGTGEQGAAQLAERVRSLYAELQISWKNEALQSTLSAGIADSLGIGMDLAALVEAADQALYRAKNAGRNCIALYSTGS; encoded by the coding sequence ATGAATCTTGATGTACGCACCATCATGCTGATGTGGAGTGGCATTAATCTGCTGGGTGCGGGAATGATGGCACTCATCAGTTTTCATGCGGACAATGTCAGGGGCGCACGTCAGTGGGCGCTGGGACATTGCTGTATGAGTATAGGTATTTTTACCAGCACACAGATGTCCCCCGAATGGCCTTCGTTGATTATTGCCAGCGTCCCTTTCATCGCGGGTTGTGGTTTTGGTCTACTCTTTAACGGAATTGAAGCTTTCAAGGGAAAATGCTGCCACTACTGGGTTCCAGCATGGATAGGCGGACAAATGATGCTGCAAAGCCTGTGGCTGGGCATCGTGCATGACAATGTGCGCATGGTAGTCACCGCCAACTCTCTGCTGGTCAGTGCCATATTCGCTGCCTGTGCGCTGAGTCTGAACGTCAAAGCCACGCAGCCATTAAAAACCGCTTACAACCTGGCCGCAGTGTCCTTTTCATTTATTGCCTTAGTGAGTTTTCTCAGGGCTTTGAATATCCTGCTTAAACCGGCTGAAGAGATTTCCTTGTTTGCACAGGGTAATGTCAATCCGGTGCTCATTGTGCTCGGTGGCTTGTCGCAACTATCCATCTCGCTGGCACTAGTTCTACTAATCACTTTCCGCCTGGTCAGTGATTTACGCGAGCAAGCCTCGCATGACAGCCTGACAGGACTGTTGAACCGTCGTAGTTTCGAAGATGAGTCAAAGCGCTTGCTGGCGCGTGCCACCCGGACTGGTGAGACTTTGTCTGTCATCATGATTGATGTTGATTACTTCAAACGTATCAATGATGTACATGGTCACCAGGCGGGTGATGAAGTATTGCGCCGTCTGGCAGCGCTGTTGCAGTCTGTGGTTCGCAGTGAAGATTGCATGGCCCGTTATGGCGGGGAAGAGTTTTGTGTTTTACTCACTGGTACTGGCGAACAAGGCGCCGCGCAATTGGCTGAGCGTGTGCGTTCGCTGTATGCTGAATTACAGATAAGCTGGAAAAACGAGGCACTGCAAAGCACTCTGAGTGCTGGCATTGCCGATTCTTTAGGTATTGGCATGGATTTGGCTGCACTGGTAGAGGCCGCAGACCAGGCATTATACCGGGCAAAAAATGCTGGTCGTAACTGCATAGCCTTGTATTCGACAGGCAGTTAA
- a CDS encoding LacI family DNA-binding transcriptional regulator, translated as MKNKQSKTTTAKLDTATEELVTDLLPADTVRRSRRSSGGFTLRDVAKLANVAPITASRALNTPDAVSPAVLARVREAVERTGYVPNLLAGGLASKKSRLVAAVVPTITGSVFLEMVQSLTKSLADEGYQLMLGQAGYENSREDVLLEAIIGRRPDGVILTGIMRSELGRKRLLASGIPVVETWDLTPTPIDMLVGFSHEKIGEAVAKYLHSRGRQRVATISANDERAARRNKAFSDAALGMGMGRVGATEVATCIVKAPTTLGCGRSGLRSLLENDPAIDAIFCSSDMMALGVIIEAHAMGIAIPEQLAVIGLGDQEFSKDLDPPLTSVRIDGTTIGNLAARFIIDRVNGIPVTDKVRDIGFSIVERDST; from the coding sequence ATGAAAAACAAGCAATCCAAGACCACGACAGCCAAACTTGATACTGCAACTGAAGAGCTTGTAACGGACCTGCTTCCGGCTGACACAGTGCGTCGTAGTCGTCGCTCCAGCGGTGGCTTTACTTTGCGCGATGTGGCAAAACTTGCCAATGTTGCGCCGATTACTGCTTCACGGGCTTTGAATACCCCTGATGCTGTATCTCCAGCAGTTCTGGCACGTGTACGTGAAGCGGTTGAGCGTACTGGCTATGTTCCCAATTTGCTGGCAGGTGGCCTGGCGTCAAAAAAAAGCCGACTCGTTGCGGCTGTTGTGCCGACCATAACTGGCTCAGTATTTTTGGAGATGGTGCAGTCGCTCACCAAATCACTGGCAGACGAAGGCTATCAATTGATGCTGGGCCAGGCAGGATATGAAAATTCAAGGGAAGATGTTTTGCTTGAGGCCATCATAGGACGTCGTCCAGATGGTGTCATCCTGACCGGCATCATGCGTTCAGAATTGGGCCGTAAACGTTTGCTTGCCAGCGGTATCCCGGTAGTGGAGACCTGGGATTTGACACCTACTCCAATAGATATGCTGGTTGGTTTTTCACACGAAAAAATTGGTGAGGCAGTGGCGAAATATCTGCATAGCCGCGGGCGTCAGCGCGTGGCCACCATCAGTGCCAATGATGAACGCGCAGCGCGTCGCAACAAGGCGTTTTCTGATGCGGCTTTGGGGATGGGGATGGGGCGGGTAGGTGCGACTGAAGTTGCTACATGCATCGTTAAAGCCCCGACTACCTTAGGGTGTGGGCGCAGTGGCCTGCGTAGCCTGCTGGAGAATGATCCCGCTATCGATGCGATTTTTTGCAGTTCGGACATGATGGCCCTGGGTGTCATCATAGAAGCCCACGCGATGGGCATTGCCATACCTGAACAACTGGCAGTGATCGGCTTGGGTGACCAGGAATTTTCAAAAGACCTTGATCCACCACTGACCAGTGTACGCATAGACGGTACGACTATAGGCAATTTGGCGGCACGCTTCATCATTGACCGCGTCAATGGTATTCCTGTAACAGACAAGGTCAGGGATATAGGTTTTTCTATCGTCGAACGCGACAGCACATAA
- a CDS encoding cysteine hydrolase family protein — MTASNPVKRALIVIDVQNEYFTGNMQISYPDPQVSLQNIGRAMDVAKAAGIPVLVVQHSAPETSPIFARGSKTWELHEVVASRHADHRIEKNMASVFTGTDVAAWLKKNEINTLSIVGYMTHNCNASSILEAAHLGYQVEMLSDATGSLPYENAAGYATAEEIHRAFSVVFHSNFAAVASTDSWIVAVEAGTLLSKGDVYSSHMAGRQRAVG, encoded by the coding sequence ATGACTGCCAGCAACCCTGTAAAACGCGCTCTGATCGTTATTGATGTACAAAATGAATATTTCACTGGCAATATGCAAATCAGCTACCCTGATCCACAAGTATCCCTGCAAAACATAGGCCGGGCGATGGATGTGGCCAAGGCTGCGGGTATTCCTGTATTGGTGGTGCAGCACTCTGCGCCAGAAACTTCACCTATCTTTGCGCGTGGTTCCAAAACCTGGGAGTTGCATGAAGTGGTTGCCAGCCGTCACGCTGATCACCGCATAGAAAAAAACATGGCCAGTGTTTTTACTGGCACTGATGTGGCAGCCTGGCTCAAAAAGAATGAGATCAATACCCTGAGCATAGTTGGCTACATGACGCACAACTGCAATGCCAGCAGCATACTTGAAGCGGCACACCTGGGTTATCAGGTCGAAATGCTGAGTGATGCCACAGGCTCTTTGCCTTATGAAAATGCGGCTGGTTATGCGACTGCGGAAGAAATTCACCGTGCCTTCAGTGTCGTCTTTCATTCCAATTTTGCTGCGGTTGCCAGTACAGACAGTTGGATAGTTGCAGTTGAAGCAGGTACGCTCTTAAGCAAAGGCGATGTCTACAGTTCACATATGGCTGGGCGCCAACGCGCAGTTGGATAA
- a CDS encoding GlxA family transcriptional regulator produces the protein MLTSPPDNKINIAVLAFDGISPFHLSVPCMVFGEHHGGLDMPLFDLKVCLALPGRAQAEVRTSAGFGIHVRHGLPALGKADMVVIPSWHDDLRPAPPALLQTLRQAHARGARIIGLCLGAFVLAEAGLLDKRSATTHWALSKAFTERYPQISLDPNVLYVDHGDVITSAGTAAGIDCCLHVLRSTYGADVAAHVARRLVVAPHRQGGQAQYIEQPVPVLATDDRLAKVLEWMLAHLAEPQQLDQLAQRALMSRRSFTRHFQQQTGTTVGKWLLNQRLALAQRQLETSKRAIDDIAADTGFGTGLLLRRYFAREFGLSPSAYRHAFQGNER, from the coding sequence ATGCTCACATCTCCCCCTGACAACAAGATCAATATCGCGGTGCTGGCCTTTGATGGCATCAGCCCTTTCCATTTGTCTGTCCCCTGCATGGTATTTGGTGAGCATCATGGCGGGCTGGACATGCCCTTGTTCGATCTCAAGGTCTGTCTGGCCCTGCCCGGCAGGGCACAGGCTGAAGTGCGCACCAGCGCTGGCTTTGGTATTCACGTGCGGCATGGTCTGCCTGCACTGGGTAAGGCCGACATGGTAGTCATCCCCTCCTGGCATGATGACTTGCGCCCTGCCCCGCCTGCACTGCTGCAGACACTGCGCCAGGCACATGCACGGGGTGCGCGCATCATAGGTTTGTGTCTGGGTGCCTTTGTGCTGGCCGAAGCTGGCTTGCTCGACAAGCGCAGCGCCACCACGCATTGGGCTTTGAGCAAGGCTTTTACTGAACGCTATCCCCAAATCAGCCTGGACCCGAATGTGCTGTATGTCGATCATGGTGATGTCATTACTTCAGCGGGCACTGCCGCGGGCATAGATTGCTGCCTGCATGTGCTGCGCAGCACCTATGGTGCCGATGTGGCGGCCCATGTTGCCCGGCGTCTTGTGGTTGCACCGCACAGGCAGGGTGGGCAGGCACAATACATAGAACAGCCCGTGCCTGTGCTGGCCACTGATGACCGCCTGGCCAAAGTACTGGAATGGATGCTGGCTCATCTGGCAGAACCGCAGCAACTCGATCAACTGGCGCAGAGAGCCTTGATGAGCAGGCGCAGCTTTACCCGTCACTTCCAGCAGCAGACTGGCACGACCGTGGGTAAATGGTTATTGAACCAAAGACTGGCGCTAGCCCAGCGTCAACTCGAAACCAGCAAGCGGGCAATTGATGACATCGCTGCTGATACCGGTTTTGGCACAGGACTATTGCTGCGCCGTTATTTCGCCCGTGAATTTGGCCTTTCCCCTTCAGCCTACCGGCATGCTTTCCAAGGGAATGAACGGTAG
- a CDS encoding MOSC domain-containing protein: MPSILSLSIYPIKSCAGIALEAATLTETGLSFEGIHDREWMLVNQQGQFLTQREFPKMALIRPEIRSDGLYIHAPGMPALSLNPQEDTSTTSVTIWEENFPALDCGQAMADWFSKALDTPCRLVRSTPQTQRYASQKWTGDKLVATRFSDGYPILLTATASLDDLNQKLEKQGRSALPMNRFRANIVLDGIEAFEEDYAENFEIGSLIQLRPVKPCPRCPMPSIDQSTGEFGPDPMDILQTYRANPWLMAASPLA, translated from the coding sequence ATGCCCAGCATATTGTCCCTTAGCATTTACCCCATCAAGTCCTGCGCCGGTATCGCGCTGGAGGCGGCCACGCTGACTGAAACCGGCCTCAGTTTTGAAGGCATACATGACAGGGAATGGATGCTGGTCAACCAGCAAGGACAATTCCTGACGCAAAGGGAATTCCCGAAGATGGCTTTGATACGGCCAGAAATCCGCAGTGACGGGCTCTACATCCACGCACCCGGCATGCCTGCGCTCTCCCTGAACCCGCAAGAAGATACCAGTACTACTTCAGTCACGATCTGGGAAGAAAATTTTCCCGCCCTCGATTGCGGGCAAGCCATGGCTGACTGGTTCAGCAAGGCGCTGGATACGCCCTGCCGACTGGTGCGTAGCACGCCACAGACGCAGCGCTATGCGAGTCAGAAATGGACAGGCGACAAACTGGTCGCTACCCGCTTCTCTGATGGCTATCCCATCTTGCTGACGGCAACTGCTTCTCTGGATGACCTTAATCAGAAACTTGAAAAACAGGGTCGCAGTGCGCTGCCCATGAATCGCTTTCGCGCGAATATCGTGCTGGATGGCATAGAAGCTTTTGAAGAAGACTATGCAGAGAATTTTGAGATCGGCAGCCTGATACAACTGCGCCCGGTAAAGCCGTGCCCGCGCTGCCCCATGCCATCAATAGACCAGAGTACAGGTGAGTTTGGTCCTGACCCTATGGATATCCTGCAGACCTACCGCGCCAACCCCTGGTTGATGGCGGCATCACCTTTGGCATGA
- a CDS encoding sensor domain-containing diguanylate cyclase: MESMMPAHTDAEPDEAPSALLELQHENQALRARLDSLLELAHRNQSIMARHQSFDLKIIGANSFRELITNIFSALAITSELDVVSLVLFDKMGDLQQMLCDLKIDLNEFPHLVFLRHEVELSQPETALHKPQLGLYQSLAYSSYFSSFNKKPASIAIIPMRRQGRLIGCLNLGSFKADRFQPNMATDFIERLGSIIAICLENVINNERLTYIGLTDPLTNVSNRRYVEQRMLEEIARARRQRYSIACMYLDIDFFKQINDRYGHQGGDDVLKEVAKRIKNELRLSDTLGRFGGEEFVVVLVNTNLHDAIQVAERIRKSIAGQDFVLSEAGTCQATISIGLTTIDENTNYDNATSIARDLVLRADRALYQAKNGGRNQVRCF; encoded by the coding sequence ATGGAAAGCATGATGCCAGCGCATACCGATGCAGAGCCAGATGAAGCCCCGTCTGCGCTACTGGAATTGCAGCATGAAAATCAGGCGCTGCGTGCACGGCTGGACAGCTTGCTTGAACTTGCGCACCGCAATCAAAGCATCATGGCGCGGCACCAGAGTTTTGATCTGAAGATTATTGGCGCCAACAGTTTTCGTGAACTCATCACAAATATTTTCAGCGCACTGGCGATCACTTCAGAGCTTGATGTAGTGTCTCTGGTCTTGTTCGATAAAATGGGCGACTTGCAGCAAATGCTGTGCGACCTGAAGATAGACCTGAATGAATTCCCGCACCTGGTTTTCTTGCGGCATGAAGTAGAACTGAGCCAGCCAGAAACTGCGCTGCACAAACCCCAGTTAGGCCTGTACCAGAGCCTCGCTTACTCATCTTACTTCAGCAGCTTCAATAAAAAACCGGCAAGTATTGCCATCATCCCCATGCGCAGGCAAGGCCGCCTGATTGGCTGCCTGAACCTCGGCAGTTTCAAGGCTGACCGTTTCCAGCCGAACATGGCAACAGATTTTATCGAGCGCCTGGGTTCCATCATTGCGATCTGCCTGGAAAACGTCATCAACAATGAGCGCCTGACTTATATAGGCCTGACCGACCCTTTGACGAATGTCAGCAACCGCCGTTATGTCGAACAACGCATGCTGGAAGAAATTGCCCGTGCGCGTCGGCAAAGATACAGTATTGCCTGCATGTATCTGGACATCGATTTCTTCAAACAGATCAATGACCGCTACGGGCATCAGGGTGGTGATGATGTGTTGAAAGAGGTTGCAAAAAGGATCAAGAATGAATTGCGTCTCAGTGACACCCTGGGCCGCTTTGGCGGCGAAGAATTTGTCGTGGTGCTGGTCAACACCAATCTGCATGATGCGATACAGGTGGCAGAACGCATACGCAAAAGCATTGCTGGCCAGGATTTTGTCCTGAGTGAAGCGGGCACTTGCCAGGCCACGATATCCATAGGCCTAACCACCATTGATGAAAATACCAATTACGACAATGCCACCAGCATCGCGCGCGACCTGGTGTTGCGTGCCGACCGTGCCCTATATCAGGCTAAAAACGGCGGGCGTAATCAGGTGAGGTGTTTTTAA
- a CDS encoding YfhL family 4Fe-4S dicluster ferredoxin, with protein sequence MALMITDDCINCDVCEPECPNDAIYMGPEIYEIDPHKCTECVGHYTEPQCQQVCPVSCIPFNPEWRETPEQLKAKYEQLQADKKPAQA encoded by the coding sequence ATGGCCCTGATGATTACAGACGATTGCATCAATTGCGATGTCTGCGAACCCGAATGCCCTAACGACGCCATCTACATGGGGCCGGAAATTTATGAGATCGATCCACATAAGTGCACTGAATGTGTAGGTCATTACACAGAGCCGCAGTGTCAGCAGGTGTGCCCGGTCAGTTGTATTCCTTTTAATCCTGAGTGGCGTGAAACTCCGGAGCAGCTTAAGGCCAAGTACGAACAACTGCAGGCCGACAAAAAGCCTGCGCAAGCATAA
- the coaD gene encoding pantetheine-phosphate adenylyltransferase, which produces MVTAVYPGTFDPLTRGHEDLVRRASGLFDTLVVGVADSKSKNPFFSLDERLEIANEVLGHYPNVKVESFSGLLKDFVRKNDARVIVRGLRAVSDFEYEFQMAGMNRYLLPDVETLFLTPSDQYQFISGTIVREIAMFGGDVSKFVFPSVDRWLKKKVALLAEKTSS; this is translated from the coding sequence ATGGTCACAGCCGTTTATCCGGGAACATTTGATCCGCTGACACGCGGTCATGAAGATCTGGTGCGTCGCGCCTCTGGTCTTTTTGATACTTTGGTGGTGGGTGTGGCGGATAGCAAAAGCAAGAATCCATTTTTCTCCCTCGATGAACGCCTGGAAATTGCCAATGAAGTGCTGGGCCATTATCCAAATGTGAAGGTAGAGAGCTTCTCTGGTTTGCTGAAAGACTTTGTGCGCAAGAATGATGCGCGCGTCATCGTGCGTGGCCTGCGTGCCGTGTCTGACTTTGAATATGAATTCCAGATGGCAGGCATGAACCGTTACCTGCTTCCAGATGTAGAAACCCTGTTCCTGACGCCCTCTGATCAATATCAATTTATTTCAGGTACGATAGTGCGTGAGATCGCCATGTTTGGCGGTGATGTGTCAAAATTTGTTTTCCCTTCAGTGGACCGCTGGTTGAAGAAGAAAGTTGCTTTGCTGGCCGAGAAGACGAGTAGTTAA
- the rsmD gene encoding 16S rRNA (guanine(966)-N(2))-methyltransferase RsmD yields MKTNSNKKIKNAAAKATPVKRQHHQVRIIGGAWKRSLLSVVDAEGLRPTPDRVRETLFNWLNHLLHSNWTGVQCLDLFAGSGALGFEAASRGAAQVIMVEAHTPAYKQLEQVRDKLQASQCKLLRADALKVVEGMANQAQKMDVIFLDPPFEQDWLERVLPACAPLLSAKGCIYVESELSLTISSGDVATDEKLAKLLSGWQVIRADKAGSVYFHILQRNILPHEAHENQA; encoded by the coding sequence ATGAAAACAAATAGTAATAAAAAAATAAAAAACGCGGCCGCAAAAGCCACACCGGTAAAACGTCAACACCATCAAGTCCGCATCATAGGCGGTGCGTGGAAGCGCAGCCTGCTCAGCGTGGTTGATGCCGAGGGGTTACGCCCTACGCCAGACCGCGTCCGGGAAACCCTGTTCAACTGGCTCAACCACTTGCTGCACAGTAACTGGACAGGCGTGCAATGCCTGGACCTGTTCGCAGGTAGTGGCGCCCTGGGTTTTGAAGCCGCCAGCCGTGGTGCAGCGCAAGTCATCATGGTCGAGGCACATACGCCAGCTTATAAACAACTGGAGCAAGTGCGGGATAAATTGCAAGCCAGCCAATGCAAGCTGCTGAGGGCAGATGCACTCAAGGTAGTCGAGGGCATGGCAAACCAGGCTCAGAAAATGGATGTGATTTTCCTTGATCCTCCTTTTGAGCAGGATTGGCTGGAGCGTGTCCTGCCAGCCTGTGCGCCATTGCTGAGCGCTAAGGGCTGTATTTATGTCGAATCAGAATTGTCACTGACTATCTCTTCTGGCGACGTAGCGACAGATGAAAAATTGGCTAAATTATTAAGTGGATGGCAAGTTATCCGCGCAGATAAAGCAGGTAGTGTGTACTTCCATATACTGCAACGCAACATTTTGCCGCATGAGGCGCACGAAAATCAGGCATAA